In Nocardioides sp. InS609-2, a single genomic region encodes these proteins:
- a CDS encoding phospholipase D family protein → MTDETPDPHDWLLGKHERGNAQTTLDDQHPGDRAWSDGNHVRPLIHGTTYFAELFERIEETRDGDLLLFTDWQGDADERLTGDPGSEVVEVLGRADERGVDVRGLVWRSHLGFTAGENRLLGKSLQKRGAEALLDMRIRLGGSHHQKLVVIRYRDDPSRDVAYVGGIDLCHSRRDDIDHDGDSQALTSMADEYGDTPPWHDVMAAISGPAVHDVETVFRERWEDPTRLSRNPILFTKDRLFGMDVSPDPLPAQAPPPPPVEGGTHAVQLLRTYPNLRHGRDYPFARGGERSVARGYTKAVTKARRLIYVEDQYLWGHHVGDVFTQALKDNPDLHVIAVVPIYPDLPGKLGRVPEQLGRRRAMLEMMEAAPDRVAVYGIENAAGTPIYVHAKACLIDDTWASIGSDNFNRRSWTHDSELSAVVVDSEGEYARRLRLTLAAEHLDRDADAMDDCIDPEGMYAAFRDTAARLDAWHAGGQVGPKPAGRLRKVDPPDLGPVARTLALPAYLVLHDPDGRPGPLRKRDEF, encoded by the coding sequence GTGACCGACGAGACGCCCGACCCGCACGACTGGTTGCTCGGCAAACACGAGCGCGGAAACGCCCAGACGACGCTCGACGACCAGCACCCGGGCGACCGGGCCTGGTCGGACGGCAACCACGTGCGACCGCTCATCCACGGGACGACGTACTTCGCCGAGCTCTTCGAACGCATCGAGGAGACACGCGACGGAGACCTGCTCCTCTTCACCGACTGGCAGGGTGACGCCGACGAGAGGCTGACCGGCGATCCGGGCAGTGAGGTCGTCGAGGTGCTCGGGCGGGCCGACGAAAGGGGAGTCGACGTACGCGGCCTGGTCTGGCGGTCGCACCTGGGCTTCACCGCTGGTGAGAACCGCCTGCTGGGCAAGTCGCTGCAGAAGCGTGGCGCCGAGGCGCTGCTGGACATGCGGATCCGGCTGGGCGGCTCGCACCACCAGAAGCTGGTGGTCATCCGCTATCGCGACGACCCGTCTCGTGACGTCGCGTACGTCGGCGGCATCGACCTCTGCCACTCGCGCCGCGACGACATCGACCACGACGGCGACTCGCAGGCGCTGACGTCGATGGCCGACGAGTACGGCGACACACCTCCGTGGCACGACGTGATGGCCGCGATCAGCGGACCGGCCGTGCACGACGTCGAGACCGTCTTCCGCGAGCGCTGGGAGGATCCCACCCGGCTGAGCCGAAACCCGATCCTGTTCACCAAGGACCGGTTGTTCGGCATGGACGTGAGCCCCGACCCGCTGCCTGCACAGGCTCCACCTCCCCCGCCGGTCGAGGGCGGCACGCACGCCGTGCAGCTGCTGCGGACCTACCCCAACCTGCGTCACGGCCGGGACTACCCCTTCGCTCGCGGCGGCGAGCGCAGCGTGGCCCGCGGCTACACGAAGGCGGTGACGAAGGCACGACGACTGATCTACGTGGAGGACCAGTACCTCTGGGGCCACCATGTGGGGGACGTGTTCACCCAGGCACTGAAGGACAACCCAGACCTGCACGTGATCGCCGTGGTCCCGATCTACCCCGATCTTCCGGGCAAGCTGGGCCGGGTTCCCGAGCAGCTCGGGCGCCGCCGAGCCATGCTGGAGATGATGGAGGCGGCACCCGACCGGGTCGCGGTCTACGGCATCGAGAACGCCGCCGGGACGCCGATCTACGTGCACGCGAAGGCCTGTCTCATCGACGACACCTGGGCCTCGATCGGCTCCGACAACTTCAACCGGCGCTCCTGGACCCACGACTCCGAGCTCTCGGCCGTGGTGGTCGACTCCGAGGGCGAGTACGCCCGAAGGCTGCGCCTCACGCTCGCCGCCGAGCACCTCGACCGCGATGCCGACGCCATGGATGACTGCATCGACCCCGAAGGCATGTACGCCGCGTTCCGCGACACCGCCGCCCGCCTCGATGCGTGGCACGCCGGTGGCCAGGTCGGACCGAAGCCGGCCGGGCGGCTGCGGAAGGTCGATCCGCCGGACCTCGGGCCAGTAGCCCGCACGCTCGCGCTTCCGGCGTACCTGGTGCTGCACGATCCGGACGGCAGGCCGGGGCCGCTGCGTAAGCGCGACGAGTTCTGA
- a CDS encoding pyridine nucleotide-disulfide oxidoreductase, which yields MSQRDTYGLAMSCGQDAAAAYDEGLHVVLRLGQGATAAFARSVVLEPGFALGHAALALMGHEMCAPVDIAARLRDARHLAETATERERSHVHAIDSHLHGDPGPLVRHLETWPVDALLLSTAMPTIAFAGVTEVPEQAWWIVERAAPGYGNDWWYAGLLAFVRQEQGRFDEAMDLSRTSLAEEPRAGHSAHARAHAHYETGDHEAGLAWMSDWVTGDGASTDSLSHFSWHAALHELSMGDLDAVRRRYETQLRPDTTIGCRSLVDSASLLFRWALTPGADDVPAMTEVIAQLEQQKLHRPASPFLAMHAAIALLATEDRGGLVSLERWAAAHEHPTQAGVIAPLARSLRLMLDGACDQAADGLRDLGPQTWRLGGSDAQREVIEEARIAALLRAGRYDEARDLIDARLDRRHCRRDELWRREAEVTHA from the coding sequence ATGTCTCAGCGTGACACCTACGGCCTTGCCATGTCCTGCGGTCAGGACGCGGCTGCGGCGTACGACGAAGGGCTGCATGTCGTGCTCCGGCTGGGGCAGGGCGCGACCGCGGCGTTCGCGCGCTCGGTAGTGCTCGAACCCGGCTTCGCGCTGGGCCACGCGGCGCTGGCGCTGATGGGTCACGAGATGTGCGCGCCGGTCGACATCGCAGCCCGGCTGCGAGATGCCCGGCACCTGGCCGAAACGGCGACCGAGCGCGAGCGCAGCCACGTGCACGCCATCGACAGCCACCTCCACGGCGACCCCGGTCCCCTCGTGCGGCACCTCGAGACGTGGCCGGTCGACGCGCTGCTCCTGTCGACGGCGATGCCGACAATCGCGTTCGCTGGCGTCACCGAGGTGCCCGAGCAGGCATGGTGGATCGTCGAGCGCGCAGCCCCGGGGTACGGCAACGACTGGTGGTACGCCGGCCTGCTGGCGTTCGTGCGGCAGGAGCAGGGCCGCTTCGACGAAGCCATGGATCTCTCCCGCACCTCATTGGCGGAGGAGCCGCGGGCCGGGCACTCGGCCCACGCGCGGGCGCACGCGCACTACGAGACCGGCGACCACGAGGCAGGGCTGGCGTGGATGTCCGATTGGGTGACGGGTGACGGCGCCAGCACCGACAGCCTCAGCCACTTCTCGTGGCACGCCGCCCTGCACGAGCTCTCGATGGGCGACCTCGACGCCGTACGCCGCCGCTACGAGACCCAGCTGCGACCCGACACGACGATCGGCTGTCGTTCGCTGGTCGACAGCGCCTCGCTGCTCTTTCGCTGGGCACTGACGCCCGGCGCCGACGACGTACCCGCCATGACAGAGGTGATCGCGCAGCTCGAGCAGCAGAAGCTGCACCGGCCGGCCAGCCCGTTCCTCGCGATGCACGCCGCCATCGCACTGCTCGCGACCGAGGACCGGGGCGGGCTCGTGTCGCTCGAACGCTGGGCGGCCGCGCACGAGCACCCGACCCAGGCAGGCGTGATCGCGCCGCTGGCCCGATCGCTGCGGCTGATGCTGGACGGCGCCTGCGACCAGGCGGCCGATGGTCTGCGCGATCTCGGGCCCCAGACGTGGCGGCTGGGCGGCTCCGACGCGCAGCGCGAGGTGATCGAGGAGGCCCGGATCGCCGCACTCCTGCGTGCGGGGCGGTACGACGAGGCACGCGACCTGATCGACGCCCGCCTCGACAGGCGGCACTGCCGGCGGGACGAGCTGTGGCGTCGCGAGGCTGAAGTTACCCACGCGTAG